A window of Pedobacter lusitanus contains these coding sequences:
- a CDS encoding RagB/SusD family nutrient uptake outer membrane protein — MKNTKYKYLSFLLIALTFASCKKSFLETNPTDMSDDASVFKTTDNAMAALNGIHRMMYRQFDEQDQGGESGMKINLEMLGDDVVNTSAGNGWYNSAYKWTAHRSASSTTDKYAYKFYFTVIANANMIIEKVNGTEGPQADKDAIMAEALTYRAWANFILVQLYGKRYDNAGSNTQPGIPLVLVTDVKPKPRATVEENYTQINKDIDAAIVLFATAKARANKSHFDLRVAKGIKARVALTQGQWAVAAQNAVAARASVKLMNNDEYKSGFNSAANQEWIWASIQVEDQTSDFASFFAYMSGNFGSSNIRSNPKAINSLLYAKITSTDVRKGLWDPTGKNTDFPIPASGARKPYMNRKFLVAGTTSVGDVAHMRGAEMYLIEAEALARLGQYGPAQAALFALASNRDPKYVLSTKAGTELIEEILTQRRIELWGEGFRFTDLKRLNLPLDRMNSNHDSTLAVTLSEVAGDVKWQWLIPQDEINANPMIGPGGQNP, encoded by the coding sequence ATGAAAAATACAAAATATAAATATCTTTCTTTTTTACTGATTGCACTGACTTTTGCATCATGTAAGAAGTCTTTTCTGGAAACAAATCCAACAGATATGTCGGATGATGCTTCAGTATTTAAAACAACAGATAATGCGATGGCAGCCCTGAATGGTATCCACCGTATGATGTACAGACAATTTGATGAGCAGGATCAGGGGGGAGAATCAGGAATGAAGATTAACCTGGAGATGCTTGGAGATGATGTAGTAAATACCTCTGCGGGTAACGGATGGTATAACAGCGCTTACAAATGGACTGCTCACAGAAGTGCATCAAGTACCACTGATAAGTATGCCTACAAATTCTATTTTACAGTGATTGCAAATGCAAATATGATCATTGAAAAAGTCAATGGAACTGAAGGTCCGCAGGCAGACAAAGATGCAATTATGGCCGAAGCCCTGACTTATAGAGCATGGGCGAACTTTATATTGGTACAGCTTTATGGAAAGCGTTATGATAATGCCGGAAGTAATACACAGCCAGGTATACCTCTGGTATTGGTAACGGATGTTAAGCCAAAGCCAAGGGCTACAGTTGAAGAGAATTATACGCAGATCAATAAAGATATTGATGCGGCTATTGTGCTTTTTGCTACTGCAAAAGCCAGAGCAAATAAATCTCATTTTGATTTAAGAGTAGCTAAAGGTATTAAAGCCAGGGTTGCACTGACTCAGGGGCAATGGGCTGTTGCTGCTCAGAATGCAGTTGCGGCAAGAGCATCTGTTAAATTGATGAACAATGATGAGTATAAAAGTGGATTTAACAGCGCTGCAAATCAGGAGTGGATCTGGGCAAGTATACAGGTAGAAGATCAGACTTCTGATTTCGCTTCATTCTTTGCTTATATGTCTGGCAATTTCGGATCTTCTAATATCAGATCGAATCCAAAAGCAATTAACTCTTTATTGTACGCTAAAATAACGTCAACTGATGTAAGAAAAGGATTATGGGATCCTACTGGTAAGAATACTGATTTCCCAATCCCTGCAAGTGGAGCAAGAAAACCATATATGAACAGAAAGTTTCTGGTAGCTGGTACCACAAGTGTTGGTGATGTTGCACATATGCGTGGTGCTGAAATGTACCTGATCGAAGCAGAAGCTTTAGCCAGATTAGGGCAGTATGGTCCGGCACAAGCGGCATTATTTGCCCTGGCGAGTAACAGAGATCCTAAATATGTACTATCGACTAAAGCGGGAACTGAGCTGATCGAAGAAATTTTAACTCAGCGCCGTATTGAATTATGGGGTGAAGGATTCCGTTTTACGGATCTTAAGCGTTTAAACCTTCCATTAGACAGAATGAATTCTAACCATGATAGTACGTTAGCAGTAACATTAAGTGAAGTTGCTGGTGATGTGAAATGGCAGTGGTTAATTCCTCAGGACGAAATCAATGCTAACCCAATGATTGGTCCGGGTGGACAAAACCCATAA
- a CDS encoding GNAT family N-acetyltransferase — MITLRKAKEEDLPVIQRIGTIVYGPTYTHLIGQEQVDFMLDKYYSIVALTQQLMEGHTFLIAQDGDKDLAFASYSLEERNQHSVVKLHKLYVLPDAHGKGLGKLLVNEVRNKAIDLGAESLELNVNRYNKAKDFYEKAGFIIKETVDIEIGNGFFMNDYVMALPLAPVKPV; from the coding sequence ATGATTACCTTAAGAAAAGCAAAAGAAGAAGATCTGCCGGTTATTCAACGGATCGGGACAATTGTCTACGGACCAACCTATACGCATCTGATTGGTCAGGAACAAGTTGATTTCATGCTGGATAAGTATTACAGTATTGTTGCTTTAACGCAGCAGCTGATGGAAGGCCATACTTTTTTGATTGCACAGGACGGAGATAAAGATCTGGCTTTTGCATCCTATTCATTAGAAGAACGCAATCAGCATAGTGTTGTCAAATTGCATAAGTTATATGTTTTACCAGATGCGCACGGAAAAGGCCTGGGTAAACTGTTGGTTAATGAAGTGCGGAATAAGGCAATAGATTTAGGTGCTGAGAGCCTGGAGTTAAATGTAAACCGTTACAACAAAGCAAAGGATTTTTATGAGAAGGCAGGCTTTATCATAAAAGAAACCGTTGACATTGAAATTGGCAACGGTTTCTTTATGAATGATTATGTAATGGCACTTCCTTTAGCACCGGTTAAGCCGGTCTAA
- a CDS encoding SusC/RagA family TonB-linked outer membrane protein, with protein sequence MKRKLLNFIVLGLLCISSAFAQNVTIKGKVTGKEDGLPVPGVSVKVKGKTAGAQTDGNGAFAIGPVAPTDVIVFSAIGYATVEQTVGSKTVINVTISEDSKSLNEVVINVAYGTSKKEAITGSVAQIGKKELELRPLTNINSALSGASAGVTSTAGSGQPGASGSIRIRGFGSINASNVPLYVVDGAPYDGDLANLNVNDIQNISILKDASASALYGSRAANGVVIVTTIKGRKGNDQLTVNVTQGISSRGIPEYQRVDAAQYYPLAWQALKNNLVYPQGSTKPLEDAAARAKASSSVKAALGYNPFNVADDAIVGTDGLLNPSAKLLYNDFDWVEPLRRVGKRTDANINYSGGSDKSDYFMSLGYLDDKGYVQRSDYNRITGRVSLNANPVKWFKTGLNVSGNLSKSNRASGQTIGSQSNSGSSSYNNIFYFARNIGPIYPVYVHDASGAFVKDANGQNVYDLGTSRPAGANSGRHVVQETLLNQDMVKRNMLSARTFGEITFLKDFKFTQKLNVDITNYNANLYYNRIVGDGAPGGTSANTGSTTSSFTSTQVLNYNKTLGKNNFDFLAGHEIYKYDYSYRSGTRKGQVLEGNTELINFTTTSNLNAYKNLYNLESYFTQLNYNYDGKYFANGSVRRDGSSKFGPTSRWGNFFSLGASWLITAEDFMKSASWVDYLKLRTSYGSVGNDRLLDIDGNEIYYNYKSYYNLNYNNNKEGGLSLVTLPTPDLKWETNYSTDIAVEYGLFKNRLRGTIEVFDRRSSNLLFNVPLPISNGVSTVARNVGSMYNKGIEIEIGGDIIKNKNFKWDANINLTAVKNRITKLPEETPTIVDGTKKLEVGHSRYDFWLRKWGGVDPTDGVSLYVRDKAIAVGNPAQSRTINGVDYTTNHNNAEYGYAGTAIPKFAGSITNSFTYKDFQFSFMVNYQVGGKVYDSSYAGLMSYGSYGGALHVDALNAWKNPGDITNVPRLDAGQSSFNNAASDRWLISASYLAFRSATLSYNLPKALVAKADLKNARVYVGGENLFLLSKRKGLDPSYSYSGTTTAGYSPTRTVTLGLNVAF encoded by the coding sequence ATGAAAAGAAAACTACTCAATTTTATTGTGCTGGGTTTGCTATGCATTAGTTCTGCATTTGCACAAAATGTAACAATAAAAGGTAAAGTTACAGGAAAGGAAGATGGTCTTCCTGTTCCAGGTGTATCAGTAAAAGTTAAAGGAAAAACTGCGGGTGCACAAACAGACGGAAATGGTGCCTTTGCGATAGGACCAGTAGCTCCAACAGATGTGATTGTGTTCTCTGCAATCGGTTATGCCACTGTAGAACAGACAGTAGGCTCAAAGACGGTAATCAATGTTACCATAAGTGAAGATTCCAAGTCATTAAATGAAGTAGTAATCAACGTTGCTTATGGAACTTCGAAAAAAGAAGCGATCACAGGTTCGGTAGCCCAGATTGGTAAAAAAGAACTTGAATTAAGGCCATTGACAAACATCAACAGTGCTTTGTCTGGGGCTTCTGCCGGGGTGACATCAACTGCCGGAAGTGGACAGCCGGGGGCTTCAGGATCTATTCGTATCCGCGGTTTCGGTTCGATCAATGCCTCGAACGTGCCACTATATGTGGTTGACGGGGCTCCTTATGATGGTGACCTTGCGAATCTGAACGTGAATGATATTCAAAATATTTCAATCCTTAAAGATGCCTCTGCATCTGCGTTATATGGATCACGTGCAGCTAACGGTGTTGTTATTGTGACAACCATTAAAGGCAGAAAAGGTAACGATCAGTTAACCGTGAACGTTACACAAGGAATAAGTTCAAGAGGAATTCCAGAATATCAGAGAGTTGACGCAGCTCAGTACTATCCTCTGGCATGGCAGGCGCTGAAAAACAATCTTGTTTATCCGCAGGGTTCAACAAAACCACTGGAGGATGCTGCAGCAAGAGCTAAAGCCAGTTCATCAGTTAAAGCAGCTTTGGGGTACAATCCTTTCAATGTTGCAGATGATGCAATTGTTGGTACTGATGGTCTGCTTAATCCTTCTGCGAAGTTGTTGTATAACGATTTCGATTGGGTTGAACCGCTAAGACGTGTTGGTAAAAGGACTGATGCAAACATTAATTACAGCGGTGGGTCTGACAAATCAGATTATTTTATGTCACTGGGTTATCTGGATGACAAAGGTTATGTTCAGCGTTCTGATTACAACAGAATTACCGGGCGTGTAAGTTTGAATGCAAACCCGGTAAAATGGTTTAAAACTGGTTTGAACGTTTCAGGAAACTTAAGCAAATCTAACAGAGCCAGTGGTCAGACTATAGGATCACAATCGAACTCCGGCTCATCAAGTTATAACAACATTTTCTATTTTGCCCGTAATATTGGCCCGATTTATCCTGTATATGTGCATGATGCATCAGGTGCTTTTGTAAAAGATGCAAATGGACAAAATGTATACGATTTAGGTACAAGTCGTCCTGCTGGCGCAAATAGTGGCAGACACGTAGTACAGGAAACTCTTTTAAACCAGGATATGGTTAAAAGAAATATGCTGAGTGCAAGAACTTTTGGAGAGATTACTTTCCTTAAGGATTTTAAATTTACTCAGAAGCTGAATGTAGATATAACGAATTACAATGCAAATCTATATTATAACAGAATTGTAGGTGACGGTGCTCCTGGTGGTACATCAGCAAATACAGGTTCTACGACTTCATCATTTACTTCTACCCAGGTTTTAAATTATAATAAAACTTTAGGAAAGAACAATTTCGATTTTCTTGCAGGTCATGAGATCTATAAATATGATTATTCTTACAGGTCAGGAACAAGAAAAGGACAGGTTTTAGAAGGCAATACTGAACTGATTAACTTTACGACAACAAGTAATTTAAATGCGTATAAAAATCTTTATAACCTGGAATCATATTTTACGCAGTTAAACTATAACTATGATGGTAAGTATTTTGCAAACGGGTCAGTAAGACGCGATGGTTCTTCTAAATTCGGGCCAACATCAAGATGGGGTAATTTCTTCTCCCTTGGTGCTTCATGGTTAATCACGGCTGAAGACTTTATGAAAAGTGCATCATGGGTAGATTATCTGAAATTACGTACTTCGTATGGCTCTGTTGGTAATGACAGATTGCTTGATATTGATGGAAATGAGATTTATTATAACTACAAATCTTATTATAACTTAAATTATAACAATAATAAAGAAGGTGGACTTTCTTTAGTTACTTTACCAACTCCTGATCTGAAATGGGAGACTAACTATTCTACCGACATTGCTGTAGAATACGGTCTATTTAAAAACAGATTACGCGGTACCATTGAGGTATTTGACAGAAGATCAAGCAACCTGTTATTTAATGTTCCACTGCCAATTTCCAATGGGGTTTCAACCGTAGCGAGAAATGTTGGAAGTATGTATAACAAAGGTATCGAGATTGAAATTGGCGGAGACATTATTAAGAATAAAAACTTTAAGTGGGACGCCAATATTAACCTGACTGCTGTTAAAAACAGAATCACGAAATTGCCGGAAGAAACTCCGACAATTGTTGACGGAACCAAAAAATTAGAAGTTGGTCATTCAAGATATGATTTCTGGTTAAGGAAATGGGGTGGTGTAGATCCTACTGATGGGGTCTCATTATATGTAAGAGATAAGGCTATTGCTGTTGGTAATCCGGCGCAGAGCAGAACAATTAACGGTGTTGATTATACAACTAACCATAATAATGCAGAGTACGGCTATGCAGGAACAGCTATTCCTAAATTTGCAGGAAGTATCACGAACTCGTTTACCTATAAAGATTTCCAATTTTCATTTATGGTTAATTATCAAGTTGGCGGTAAGGTGTATGATTCATCTTATGCTGGTTTAATGAGCTATGGCAGCTATGGTGGTGCTCTGCATGTTGATGCTTTGAACGCATGGAAAAACCCGGGTGATATTACTAATGTTCCGCGTTTGGATGCTGGTCAGTCTTCATTCAATAATGCAGCATCAGACCGTTGGTTAATCAGTGCTTCTTATCTGGCTTTCAGATCAGCAACGCTTTCTTATAATTTACCAAAAGCTTTAGTCGCTAAGGCAGATCTTAAAAATGCAAGGGTATATGTAGGTGGAGAAAACTTATTCCTATTATCTAAACGTAAAGGATTAGACCCTAGCTATTCTTATAGCGGAACTACAACTGCTGGTTACTCACCAACACGTACAGTTACTCTAGGTCTGAATGTTGCATTTTAA
- a CDS encoding M20/M25/M40 family metallo-hydrolase: MMKYFYYPLILLFIARTATAQDIDKIISKDYVDNLIKTLSSDDMQGRATFSPGIDKAATFIESEFKKIGLQPLKGATGYRQTFYKYQLKPVSAEVSVDGKTIAPAEVAIWGNTAATLNLDNTNSDGWIKLDPSKSFREQYRLLVRNKKRQLVLVDKKFTNEFNQLRDYVSKSAVVDEETVNQANPSVLVLVLSADTAVKTFNVTVKNNIEKLPLFNVAGVIPGKSKAKELVVFSGHYDHLGIIHSADQDSIANGADDDASGTTAMIALAKYYKKLNNNERTLIFVAFTAEEIGGFGARYFSQQLNPDEVVAMFNIEMIGKESKFGKNTAFITGFDKSDFGAILQKNLKGTAFTFHPDPYPQQNLFYRSDNATLAALGVPAHTISTDQIDTDKLYHTVKDEYSSLDTENILSTIKAIAKSAITIVKGTDTPTRIPKLTN, encoded by the coding sequence ATGATGAAATACTTTTATTACCCTTTGATCTTACTTTTTATCGCCCGAACGGCAACTGCCCAGGATATTGATAAAATTATCTCTAAAGATTACGTAGACAATCTGATTAAAACTCTGAGTAGTGATGACATGCAGGGCAGAGCAACATTTAGCCCAGGGATTGATAAGGCCGCAACCTTTATCGAGAGTGAATTTAAAAAAATTGGTTTACAACCATTGAAAGGTGCAACAGGCTACAGACAGACATTTTACAAGTATCAGCTTAAACCTGTTTCTGCTGAAGTCTCAGTTGATGGAAAAACTATAGCTCCTGCTGAAGTAGCCATTTGGGGCAATACTGCCGCGACACTGAATTTAGACAATACAAACAGTGATGGCTGGATAAAACTTGATCCTTCAAAATCTTTCAGAGAGCAATACAGACTTTTGGTACGTAACAAAAAAAGACAGCTGGTCCTGGTAGATAAAAAATTCACCAACGAGTTTAATCAGTTAAGAGATTATGTTTCAAAGTCGGCAGTTGTGGATGAAGAAACTGTAAATCAGGCTAATCCTTCTGTTTTAGTATTGGTATTATCTGCAGACACTGCTGTAAAAACCTTTAATGTCACAGTAAAAAACAACATCGAAAAGCTACCGCTGTTTAATGTGGCAGGAGTTATCCCGGGAAAATCAAAAGCTAAAGAACTGGTCGTATTTTCAGGTCATTATGACCATTTAGGCATTATTCATTCAGCAGACCAGGATAGTATTGCAAATGGTGCAGATGATGATGCTTCTGGTACTACTGCCATGATCGCCCTTGCAAAATATTATAAGAAACTGAACAACAATGAGCGCACACTAATTTTTGTTGCTTTTACTGCTGAAGAGATTGGTGGCTTTGGCGCAAGATATTTTTCTCAACAGCTAAATCCAGATGAAGTTGTGGCCATGTTTAACATTGAAATGATTGGGAAAGAGAGTAAGTTTGGTAAGAACACGGCCTTCATTACAGGCTTTGACAAGTCTGATTTTGGAGCAATACTGCAAAAAAACCTGAAGGGTACAGCCTTTACTTTTCACCCTGATCCTTATCCACAGCAAAACCTGTTCTACAGAAGTGATAACGCTACTTTAGCCGCTTTAGGTGTACCTGCGCATACTATCAGTACTGATCAGATAGATACTGACAAACTTTATCATACAGTGAAAGATGAATATAGTTCACTGGATACTGAAAATATATTATCCACAATTAAAGCAATTGCTAAAAGTGCGATAACCATAGTAAAAGGGACGGACACACCGACCAGAATACCTAAACTAACAAATTAG